The Plectropomus leopardus isolate mb chromosome 15, YSFRI_Pleo_2.0, whole genome shotgun sequence genome has a segment encoding these proteins:
- the slc18a3a gene encoding probable vesicular acetylcholine transporter-A, which produces MEPEGTTEGQAPNLAQSAASKLSQMGERTKQLGNVIQDPERQKRIILVIVCIALLLDNMLYMVIVPIIPDYLEGLQREADHAQVAAAHSNSTNSTIHKTPKGNFDLQIGVLFASKAILQLLVNPLSGTFIDRVGYDIPLFIGLNVMFLSTLTFAFAENYATLFLARSMQGLGSAFADTAGIALIADKFTEETERSKALGIALAFISFGSLAAPPFGGVLYEFAGKRVPFLILACICLTDGVLCLTVLKPFSNRERENMPVGTPIYKLMMDPYIAVVAGALTICNIPLAFLEPTIANWMEETMHASQWEIGMTWFPAFFPHVLGVYLTVKLAAKYPHLQWFYGAIGMVFIGASSCTVPACKNFGELMIPLCGICFGIAFVDTALLPTLGFLVDVRHVSVYGSVYAIADISYCVAYAMGPVVAGQIVHDLGFPQLNLGMGLANVLYAPALLLLKNVTQMKPSFSERNMLLEDGPTGLYDTIKMEQREKKRKGLCTTIDENGIETFAQRSYSEEESSGGEYA; this is translated from the coding sequence ATGGAGCCGGAGGGGACCACAGAGGGACAAGCACCTAATTTGGCACAATCTGCCGCCTCCAAACTGTCCCAGATGGGCGAAAGAACTAAACAACTGGGCAATGTAATCCAAGACCCAGAGCGTCAGAAACGGATTATTCTAGTAATAGTCTGTATTGCACTTTTATTAGATAACATGCTTTACATGGTGATTGTGCCAATTATACCCGATTACCTTGAAGGGCTACAGAGAGAAGCGGATCATGCCCAAGTCGCTGCAGCGCACTCCAACTCCACTAACAGCACCATCCACAAAACACCAAAGGGGAACTTCGACCTACAGATTGGTGTCCTTTTTGCCTCCAAGGCAATCCTGCAGCTCCTGGTGAACCCTCTGAGTGGCACCTTTATAGACAGAGTCGGGTATGATATTCCACTTTTCATCGGTCTCAACGTCATGTTTCTGTCCACCCTAACTTTTGCTTTCGCTGAAAACTACGCGACTCTGTTCTTGGCGCGCAGCATGCAGGGCCTCGGCTCGGCTTTCGCGGACACAGCGGGGATCGCTCTGATCGCAGACAAGTTCAcggaggagacggagaggagCAAAGCGCTGGGTATTGCCTTagctttcatttcttttggaAGTCTGGCGGCGCCCCCCTTTGGAGGGGTCCTCTATGAGTTCGCAGGGAAGCGAGTGCCCTTCCTGATCCTGGCCTGTATCTGCCTCACTGATGGCGTGCTGTGTCTGACTGTGCTGAAGCCCTTCTCGAACCgggagagagaaaacatgccAGTGGGCACTCCCATATATAAATTGATGATGGATCCTTATATAGCTGTAGTGGCTGGTGCTCTGACAATTTGCAACATCCCTCTCGCCTTCCTTGAGCCCACCATCGCCAACTGGATGGAGGAAACCATGCATGCCAGCCAGTGGGAGATTGGCATGACATGGTTCCCTGCCTTCTTCCCTCACGTTTTAGGTGTTTATCTCACTGTCAAATTAGCAGCCAAGTACCCTCACCTTCAGTGGTTTTACGGGGCTATAGGTATGGTGTTCATAGGCGCAAGCTCGTGCACCGTGCCAGCCTGTAAAAACTTTGGAGAGCTCATGATCCCGCTGTGCGGAATCTGTTTTGGCATCGCCTTCGTAGACACGGCGCTCCTGCCAACACTGGGTTTTTTGGTGGATGTGCGACATGTGTCAGTGTATGGCAGCGTGTACGCCATCGCTGACATCTCCTACTGCGTGGCCTATGCCATGGGGCCCGTGGTGGCAGGACAGATAGTGCACGACCTGGGCTTTCCGCAGCTCAACTTAGGCATGGGCCTCGCAAATGTACTTTACGCACCGGCACTGCTTCTGCTGAAGAACGTAACGCAGATGAAGCCTTCATTCTCGGAGCGAAATATGCTCCTGGAGGATGGCCCAACGGGGCTGTATGACACGATAAAGATGGAGCAacgagagaagaagagaaagggcTTGTGTACAACCATCGACGAGAATGGCATTGAAACTTTTGCGCAACGATCGTATTCAGAAGAGGAATCCTCAGGAGGAGAGTACGCGTAA
- the chata gene encoding choline O-acetyltransferase — MPVLDQEPSKDLGGGDVNIFLISTKCGLPKLPLPALKDTLDMYLRCMKHLLTEEQFNKTQNVVKQFGAPGGVGELLQSKLMERRENKANWVYEYWLNDMYLNNRLALPVNSSPVMVFPQQNFRAPIDSLRFAAHLISGVLEYKTLLDSHSLPVDYARGQLAGTPLCMEQYYRLFTSYRLPGPDRDTLVAQESSVMPEPEHIIVACKNQFFVLDVVINFRRLNERDLLTQLEKIARMADSEEERLPPIGLLTSDGRTEWAKSRGVLMRESTNRDSLDMIERCLCLVCLDDATGPEQSDTTRAMLMLHGGGVAKNGGNRWYDKPMQFVVGADGCCGVVCEHSPFEGIVLVQCTEYLLKYMIGSPSKLVRAASVSELPAPRRLRWKCTPEIHKLLASSADKLQRQVKNLDMNVHKFHSYGKEFIKKQKMSPDAYIQVALQLAYYRCHSRPVATYESASIRRFREGRVDNIRSATPEALTFVKAMTDGKLSTSDAEKMEMLRGAISAQTKYTILAITGMAIDNHLLGLREIAQELKMEKPEIFKDEAYLISNQFILSTSQVPTTVEMFCCYGPVVPNGYGACYNPQSDHIIFSVSSFCESAQTCSAEFVKSLEHGLLDMRDLCNKCNSSSNPNQQRQGQTLETHTQTDTNWQSKTPQRPVELSKNQQKLPQVLLKTPEQTKVEAQTQTSSQGEAQALKNGRQW; from the exons ATGCCAGTTCTGGACCAAGAGCCCTCCAAAGATTTAGGGGGCGGagatgtaaatatatttttgatatcTACTAAATGT GGTCTTCCTAAGCTGCCACTTCCTGCCCTGAAAGACACACTGGACATGTACCTGAGATGCATGAAACACCTGCTCACAGAGGAACAGTTCAACAAGACCCAAAATGTGGTGAAGCAGTTTGGAGCCCCTGGAGGAGTGGGGGAGCTACTACAGAGCAAACTcatggagaggagggagaacaAGGCAAACTGG GTGTATGAGTACTGGCTGAATGACATGTACCTGAACAACAGACTGGCTCTGCCTGTCAACTCCAGTCCTGTGATGGTCTTCCCACAGCAGAACTTCAGGGCTCCCATCGACTCTTTACG GTTTGCTGCACACTTAATTTCTGGAGTTTTGGAGTACAAGACTCTTCTTGATTC aCATTCCCTGCCTGTGGACTATGCTCGGGGCCAGCTGGCTGGAACCCCTCTGTGTATGGAGCAGTACTATCGCCTGTTTACTTCCTACCGCCTACCGGGGCCTGACAGGGACACACTGGTGGCACAGGAGAGCAGCGTGATGCCAGAACCTGAACACATTATCGTGGCTTGTAAAAACCAG TTCTTTGTGTTGGATGTGGTGATCAACTTCCGCCGACTGAATGAAAGAGACCTGTTGACTCAGCTGGAGAAAATCGCCAGGATGGCCGACAGTGAAGAAGAGCGACTCCCACCTATTGGTCTCCTCACTTCAGATGGACGGACAGAGTGGGCCAAGTCTCGCGGTGTACTAATGAGAG AGTCTACTAACAGGGACTCTCTGGACATGATTGAGCGTTGTCTGTGTCTCGTGTGTCTGGATGACGCCACTGGGCCCGAGCAAAGTGACACAACACGTGCCATGTTGATGCTGCACGGCGGAGGAGTGGCCAAGAATGGAGGCAACCGATGGTACGACAAGCCAATGCAG TTTGTTGTAGGAGCGGACGGCTGCTGCGGAGTCGTGTGTGAACACTCGCCATTTGAGGGAATTGTCCTTGTGCAGTGCACAGAATATCTACTCAAATACAT GATTGGCAGCCCATCAAAGCTGGTCAGAGCTGCAAGTGTGAGTGAGCTGCCTGCACCACGCAGGCTCCGCTGGAAATGCACCCCAGAGATTCACAAACTGCTCGCTTCCTCTGCAGACAAACTACAGAG GCAGGTGAAAAATCTGGACATGAACGTCCACAAATTCCACAGTTACGGGAAAGAATTCATCAAGAAGCAGAAAATGAGTCCAGATGCCTACATCCAGGTCGCTCTTCAGCTGGCTTACTACCg ATGTCACAGCAGACCAGTGGCAACCTATGAGAGTGCTTCCATACGACGTTTTCGGGAGGGCAGAGTGGACAACATCCGTTCAGCTACACCAGAAGCCCTGACGTTTGTCAAAGCAATGACTGATGGGAAACTGAGCACAAGT GATGCAGAAAAGATGGAGATGTTACGAGGTGCAATAAGTGCACAGACAAAGTACACTATTCTG GCTATTACAGGGATGGCAATAGACAATCACTTACTGGGACTACGTGAAATTGCACAAGAGCTGAAGATGGAGAAGCCGGAAATATTCAAAGACGAAGCCTATCTCATCagtaatcagttcattctctCTACAAGTCAG GTTCCTACAACTGTTGAGATGTTCTGCTGCTACGGCCCCGTGGTTCCAAATGGATACGGAGCGTGCTACAACCCTCAGTCAGACCACATTATCTTCTCTGTGTCCAGTTTCTGCGAGAGCGCGCAGACGTGTTCGGCAGAATTTGTCAAGTCTCTGGAGCACGGACTCCTAGACATGAGGGATCTGTGCAATAAATGTAACTCCAGCTCCAATCCGAACCAGCAAAGACAGGGTCAGACGCTGgagacgcacacacaaacagacacaaactggCAGAGCAAAACACCGCAGAGACCAGTGGAACTGAGCAAGAACCAGCAAAAACTGCCACAGGTTCTGCTGAAGACACCAGAGCAGACTAAAGTGGAGGCTCAAACCCAGACGTCATCACAGGGAGAGGCACAAGCTCTGAAGAATGGACGTCAGTGGTAG
- the c15h10orf53 gene encoding UPF0728 protein C10orf53 homolog, protein MPKNARVALCYGPYESNGVVEHRTFRLQGLQAALRARGHQCVLEETREWNMVELVVNGEVVFNCHIKQLEFGGDGKLDPVCKEAVTAVENAY, encoded by the exons ATGCCGAAAAACGCGCGTGTGGCACTTTGCTACGGACCTTATGAATCTAATGGAGTGGTAGAACACAGAACCTTCCGGCTGCAGGGTCTCCAGG CCGCTCTGAGAGCGCGCGGGCACCAGTGCGTCTTGGAAGAGACGCGCGAGTGGAACATGGTGGAGCTCGTGGTCAACGGAGAGGTGGTGTTCAACTGTCACATAAAGCAGCTGGAGTTTG GTGGAGATGGAAAACTTGACCCTGTTTGCAAAGAAGCTGTAACAGCCGTGGAGAACGCTTACTGA